From Daucus carota subsp. sativus chromosome 6, DH1 v3.0, whole genome shotgun sequence, the proteins below share one genomic window:
- the LOC108226496 gene encoding uncharacterized protein PAM68-like — protein MLDKTLNTLITLVETLQNTPNNQAMRSLCCAEQRFLHSTKLSPIKPKSPALQPPIKWKIQAKAKGFSGGSNKNLVQVKKGMSKEPESRNGKDDDEKLPQVVLDRMIVRILVYVGVPLVTGIVMLQGFDIVKGQNVDVPKWLPFLTTFITFGTSALGIAIGTLSASWDADREGSFFGFEEAQRNWIEMWKEEDEFN, from the coding sequence ATGCTGGATAAGACACTGAACACGCTGATAACATTGGTGGAAACTTTACAAAACACCCCAAATAATCAAGCCATGAGAAGCCTTTGCTGTGCTGAACAAAGATTTCTCCACAGCACAAAGCTATCTCCAATTAAACCAAAATCTCCAGCTCTTCAACCCCCAATAAAATGGAAAATACAAGCCAAAGCAAAAGGCTTCAGCGGAGGATCAAACAAAAACCTTGTCCAGGTAAAAAAGGGCATGTCGAAAGAACCCGAAAGCCGCAATGGCaaagatgatgatgagaagCTACCACAAGTAGTGTTGGACAGAATGATCGTGAGGATTTTGGTGTATGTAGGGGTGCCTTTAGTTACTGGTATAGTTATGTTACAGGGCTTTGATATTGTTAAGGGACAGAATGTTGATGTTCCAAAGTGGCTGCCCTTCTTGACTACATTCATAACCTTTGGCACTTCTGCACTTGGGATTGCTATTGGAACACTCTCTGCTAGCTGGGATGCAGACAGAGAAGGCTCGTTTTTCGGTTTCGAAGAAGCTCAGAGGAACTGGATTGAAATGTGGAAAGAAGAGGATGAGTTTAATTAA